One genomic region from Candidatus Palauibacter polyketidifaciens encodes:
- a CDS encoding S9 family peptidase, translated as MRVRFSSLFSSVAAFSVHSAVVPAPLASQEGRPLELADYYRLKDAGSPALSPDGSRVAYVVTTVLEEENRRHSEIRLANADGSGEATRVTSPSFSASSPRWTPDGRHLVFTSNRPDPGGSGAGSTWFLRMDRPAGEAFQLEGLGGSPVFSPDGRWIAFTRPTPPGPPPEPSYASDFERRTVERFDGREYDWMNYRFDRRGYLPDPRDPNATPPREVYLLSAEGGEARRLTELGFDASGLAWSPDGRRLAFTADAHQRDEHSYERSDLWVVDLDGDVNRLTDDGYNYSSPAWSADGARLVVRGNEGLDIIIAEARDRGAPNDLFVFDAESGTRLRNLTAEWDLIPGGPTVSADGGHVYFSAGIRGNTHLFRVAEGGGAVEQVTAGDRRLGSFSFSGDFSRVAFRATAPTEPGDVWVADVGADADDEVRLSEVNRDLLAEIALSSPERLSFRSPDGTEVEGWMLPGRGYAAGQGGFPLVLQMHGGPHGAYGNTFSFDQQLLAAQGYMVLFTNPRASTGYGEDFRWGTWGGWGFNDYDDVMAGVDHAIETYDIDTARMGVTGYSYGGYLTNWVITQTDRFAAAIAGASISNWVSDYAVADIPRTKESEFYGPPWEERGLENLLRSSPIIHAKGVTTPTLFVHGESDHRVPIEEAEQMYVALRKQQVPAKFVRYPDSYHGGWTPWRMVHRMWVQLEWWEQWLRPSATSDQ; from the coding sequence ATGCGCGTTCGCTTCTCGTCCCTGTTCTCGTCGGTCGCGGCCTTCAGCGTCCACAGCGCCGTCGTACCGGCCCCGCTCGCCTCGCAGGAGGGACGGCCGCTCGAACTCGCGGACTACTACCGGTTGAAGGACGCGGGGAGCCCGGCCCTCTCGCCCGATGGTTCGCGCGTGGCCTACGTCGTGACGACGGTCCTCGAGGAGGAGAACCGCCGCCACAGCGAGATCCGGCTGGCGAACGCCGACGGCTCCGGGGAGGCCACGCGGGTGACGAGCCCGAGCTTCAGCGCCTCCTCGCCCCGCTGGACGCCGGATGGGCGCCACCTCGTCTTCACGTCGAACCGGCCGGACCCGGGCGGGTCGGGCGCCGGGAGCACGTGGTTCCTCCGCATGGACCGGCCGGCGGGGGAGGCGTTTCAACTCGAGGGACTCGGCGGTTCTCCCGTCTTCAGCCCGGACGGCCGCTGGATCGCCTTCACCCGGCCCACGCCGCCCGGGCCGCCACCGGAGCCGTCCTACGCCTCCGACTTCGAGCGCCGCACGGTCGAGCGCTTCGACGGACGCGAGTACGACTGGATGAACTACCGCTTCGACCGGCGCGGCTATCTCCCGGATCCGCGCGACCCGAACGCGACGCCTCCCCGCGAGGTCTACCTGCTGTCGGCGGAGGGGGGAGAAGCGCGGCGGCTCACGGAACTCGGCTTCGACGCCTCCGGGCTCGCCTGGAGTCCCGACGGCCGACGGCTCGCGTTCACCGCGGACGCGCACCAGCGCGATGAACACTCGTACGAGCGGTCGGATCTCTGGGTCGTCGACCTCGATGGCGACGTGAACCGGCTCACGGACGACGGATACAACTACTCCTCCCCCGCGTGGTCCGCCGACGGCGCGCGGCTCGTGGTCCGGGGCAACGAAGGCCTCGACATCATCATCGCGGAGGCGCGCGACCGCGGGGCGCCGAACGACCTGTTCGTATTCGACGCGGAGAGCGGGACGCGGCTCCGCAACCTCACTGCGGAGTGGGACCTCATCCCCGGCGGACCCACCGTGAGCGCGGACGGCGGGCACGTCTACTTCTCCGCCGGGATTCGCGGCAACACGCACCTCTTCCGCGTCGCCGAGGGAGGGGGGGCGGTCGAGCAGGTGACGGCGGGGGACCGCCGGCTCGGGAGCTTCTCCTTCTCGGGGGATTTCTCGCGCGTCGCGTTCCGAGCCACGGCGCCGACGGAACCGGGGGATGTCTGGGTCGCGGACGTGGGGGCGGACGCGGATGACGAGGTGCGGCTGAGCGAGGTGAATCGCGACCTGCTCGCCGAGATCGCACTGTCGAGCCCGGAACGGCTCTCGTTCCGGAGTCCGGATGGGACGGAGGTCGAAGGGTGGATGCTGCCGGGGCGCGGGTACGCCGCCGGGCAGGGCGGATTCCCGCTGGTCCTGCAGATGCACGGCGGACCGCACGGCGCCTACGGCAACACGTTCTCGTTCGACCAGCAGCTCCTCGCGGCGCAGGGCTACATGGTCCTGTTCACCAACCCGCGGGCCTCGACCGGATACGGCGAGGACTTCCGCTGGGGGACCTGGGGCGGCTGGGGCTTCAACGACTACGACGACGTGATGGCGGGTGTCGACCACGCGATCGAGACGTACGACATCGACACCGCGCGCATGGGCGTGACCGGGTATTCCTACGGGGGATACCTCACGAACTGGGTCATCACGCAGACGGATCGCTTCGCCGCCGCCATCGCCGGGGCTTCGATCTCCAACTGGGTCAGCGACTACGCCGTCGCGGACATCCCCCGCACGAAGGAGAGCGAGTTCTATGGGCCGCCGTGGGAGGAGCGAGGTCTGGAGAACCTGCTGCGTTCCTCCCCCATCATCCACGCGAAGGGCGTGACGACGCCGACCCTCTTCGTCCACGGGGAATCGGACCACCGGGTGCCGATCGAGGAGGCCGAGCAGATGTACGTGGCGCTGCGGAAGCAGCAGGTGCCCGCGAAGTTCGTGCGCTATCCCGACTCCTACCACGGGGGATGGACCCCGTGGCGCATGGTGCACCGGATGTGGGTCCAACTCGAATGGTGGGAACAGTGGCTTCGTCCGTCCGCGACGTCCGACCAATGA
- a CDS encoding PQQ-binding-like beta-propeller repeat protein has protein sequence MRIVAAAFTGVLAGIALTVGAGPAVAQEPARGLLDPPLMDDSPGMRVYAASCAECHSGQRTVRAPGLTTLGAMTPRAVLSSLEGGRMRRHGEDLTPDERRAVAEWLTGRTLVETRLPSSAFCASSPRAEGVVHWSGWGGGGGETGFADAARAGFAAADLPNLELAWAFGFPDVSEVRSKPAVIDDRIIVGSAYGEVYSIDLESGCVHWVFSGDAAVRGAIAIGDGPDGGQSAFFADFATNVYAIDATTGALHWRAAAGTHPDHVVTGSATVHEGRVFVPLSSMEIISAGDPTYECCTSSGGVAAFSAETGEPLWEFRTVAEEPRHTGENEAGTRLFAPSGAPVWSSPTVDAARGLLYIGTGENYTRPTTGGSDAITALDMETGEGRWTFQGRADDAWNMSCLSPRFQNCPAPTGPDHDFGMAPIIVTAEDGSQLLIAGQKSGMVWALDPDSEGELVWARRVGRGSSLGGIHWGLTSDGRRAYVPNVDNPFAIISDPRSGAPTQMNAEEPPTPGVYALELAGGEVLWHAPPDPSVCAGRAGCMPFFSAAPTAIEGAVLAGSLDGHLRAFSTEDGSVLWDIDTAREFETVNGVPGRGGALDGPGPVVARGYVLVNSGYDLFGQMPGNLLLAYRLPR, from the coding sequence ATGCGCATTGTTGCCGCTGCTTTCACCGGCGTACTGGCCGGCATTGCTCTGACTGTCGGAGCCGGGCCGGCCGTCGCCCAGGAGCCGGCGCGGGGGCTGCTCGATCCGCCCCTCATGGATGACAGTCCCGGCATGCGCGTGTACGCCGCCTCGTGCGCGGAGTGTCATTCCGGGCAGCGCACGGTGCGCGCCCCGGGCCTCACCACGCTCGGCGCGATGACGCCCCGGGCGGTCCTCAGTTCGCTGGAGGGCGGCCGCATGCGCCGACACGGCGAGGATCTCACACCCGACGAGCGCCGCGCCGTGGCGGAGTGGCTCACCGGCCGGACGCTGGTCGAGACCCGCCTCCCATCCTCCGCCTTCTGCGCGAGCTCGCCGCGGGCGGAGGGCGTCGTGCACTGGTCGGGCTGGGGCGGCGGCGGCGGCGAGACGGGCTTCGCGGATGCGGCCCGCGCGGGATTCGCGGCTGCGGACCTGCCGAACCTCGAACTCGCCTGGGCCTTCGGCTTCCCGGACGTGAGCGAGGTGCGCTCGAAACCGGCGGTGATCGACGACCGGATCATCGTCGGCTCGGCGTACGGCGAGGTGTATTCCATCGACCTGGAGAGCGGTTGCGTGCACTGGGTGTTCTCGGGCGACGCGGCGGTGCGCGGCGCGATCGCGATCGGCGACGGCCCCGACGGCGGGCAGTCCGCCTTCTTCGCCGACTTCGCCACGAACGTGTACGCGATCGACGCGACGACCGGCGCCCTCCACTGGCGGGCCGCGGCCGGGACCCACCCGGATCACGTCGTCACGGGGAGCGCGACCGTCCACGAGGGCCGCGTCTTCGTCCCCCTCTCCTCGATGGAGATCATCAGCGCCGGCGACCCGACCTACGAGTGCTGCACATCCAGCGGAGGCGTCGCCGCCTTCTCGGCGGAGACGGGCGAACCGCTCTGGGAGTTCCGGACCGTGGCCGAGGAACCGCGACACACGGGAGAGAACGAGGCCGGGACCCGGCTCTTCGCGCCCTCCGGGGCGCCCGTGTGGTCGAGCCCGACGGTCGACGCCGCGCGAGGCCTCCTTTACATCGGGACCGGCGAGAACTACACGCGGCCGACGACGGGCGGGAGCGACGCGATCACCGCGCTCGACATGGAGACGGGCGAGGGCCGCTGGACCTTCCAGGGGCGCGCCGACGACGCCTGGAACATGTCCTGCCTTTCGCCCCGCTTCCAGAACTGTCCCGCGCCGACGGGGCCGGACCACGACTTCGGGATGGCTCCGATCATCGTCACCGCCGAGGACGGCTCCCAGCTCCTCATCGCCGGGCAGAAATCCGGCATGGTGTGGGCCCTGGATCCCGACTCGGAAGGCGAACTCGTGTGGGCGCGCCGGGTCGGGAGGGGGAGCTCGCTCGGTGGCATCCACTGGGGTCTCACGTCCGACGGACGTCGGGCCTACGTGCCGAACGTCGACAACCCGTTCGCGATCATCTCGGACCCGCGTTCCGGTGCCCCCACGCAGATGAACGCGGAGGAGCCGCCCACCCCCGGCGTCTACGCCCTGGAACTCGCCGGCGGAGAAGTCCTCTGGCACGCTCCCCCCGATCCGTCCGTGTGCGCGGGCCGCGCGGGTTGCATGCCCTTCTTCTCCGCGGCACCCACCGCGATCGAAGGGGCGGTGCTTGCCGGGAGCCTGGACGGCCACCTGCGCGCCTTCTCGACGGAGGACGGCTCCGTTCTCTGGGATATCGACACTGCGCGCGAGTTCGAGACCGTAAACGGCGTGCCGGGCCGGGGCGGCGCCCTCGACGGCCCCGGACCCGTCGTCGCGCGCGGCTACGTCCTCGTCAACTCGGGATACGATCTTTTCGGCCAAATGCCCGGAAACCTTCTTCTCGCCTACCGGCTGCCTCGCTAG
- a CDS encoding serine hydrolase produces MRAACPGEAFQAATLGALAALAACGDPVAPAVPEDPGAGPDPVPAPIDLSRAWAMSTPEAEGFDPELLGSAFEDAAGAVPNIRALVAVRNGRLVEEAYFGGMHRDSAFDMRSVTKTVTALLVGLASDRGLLDPEDLMTDRLGHPSLRSEHGGIRVRDLLTMTSGMQWSDEEDFGPWVRSGRPVGYVLDLPIVAPPGGRFIYNTGGSHLLTVIVENVVEGSALEFAERELLDPLGIGNKRWPVMQDSVIVGGAALALRPRDAAKVGQLLLQGGRSGSGQIVSRMWVEAQIGRLVEVGEIGYVLRDAGYGYQTWSDRQGGGDVSAFVLWGYGGQFVWVVPDRQLVVVAQTHWRGTGDHDGIQADAVADLIVHRVIGAARPIRR; encoded by the coding sequence GTGCGGGCCGCCTGCCCGGGCGAAGCCTTCCAGGCGGCGACGCTCGGAGCGCTGGCGGCGCTGGCAGCGTGCGGCGACCCGGTTGCGCCGGCGGTTCCGGAGGATCCCGGGGCCGGACCCGATCCGGTGCCCGCGCCGATCGATCTTTCGCGAGCGTGGGCGATGTCGACGCCCGAAGCGGAGGGATTCGATCCGGAGCTGCTGGGGAGTGCATTCGAGGACGCGGCGGGCGCCGTGCCGAACATCCGGGCCCTCGTCGCGGTCCGGAACGGGCGGCTCGTCGAGGAGGCGTACTTCGGCGGCATGCACCGGGATTCGGCCTTCGACATGCGGTCCGTCACGAAGACGGTCACGGCGCTGCTCGTCGGCCTCGCCTCGGACCGCGGACTTCTGGATCCGGAGGATCTGATGACGGACCGGCTGGGGCATCCGTCGCTGCGGTCCGAGCATGGCGGCATCCGCGTGCGCGATCTCCTCACGATGACGAGCGGCATGCAGTGGTCCGACGAGGAGGACTTCGGCCCGTGGGTCCGTTCCGGCCGGCCCGTCGGATACGTCCTCGACCTGCCCATCGTTGCCCCGCCGGGCGGGCGGTTCATCTACAACACCGGCGGGTCGCACCTGCTCACGGTGATCGTGGAGAACGTCGTCGAGGGCAGTGCGCTCGAGTTCGCCGAGCGGGAGTTGTTGGACCCGCTCGGGATCGGGAACAAGCGCTGGCCGGTGATGCAGGACAGCGTGATCGTGGGCGGCGCCGCGCTGGCGCTCCGTCCCCGGGACGCCGCGAAGGTCGGCCAGCTCCTGCTGCAGGGCGGACGTTCCGGCTCTGGGCAGATCGTGTCCCGGATGTGGGTGGAGGCACAGATCGGGCGGCTCGTCGAGGTGGGCGAGATCGGCTACGTCCTGCGCGACGCGGGGTACGGCTATCAGACGTGGAGCGACCGCCAGGGCGGCGGCGACGTGTCCGCGTTCGTGCTGTGGGGCTACGGCGGCCAGTTCGTGTGGGTCGTGCCGGATCGGCAACTCGTCGTCGTGGCCCAGACCCACTGGCGCGGCACCGGCGACCACGATGGGATACAGGCCGACGCGGTGGCCGATCTCATCGTGCACCGCGTGATCGGGGCGGCGCGCCCCATCCGCCGCTAG